GGAGCGGATGGCGCGGGCCATCGACGCGATCATGGGGCTGGCCCGGGACCGTACGGTGCTGATGCGCCAGCACATGGCGGGGCTGTTGCAGGCCGAGGGCTTCGTGCAGTGTCCGGAGCAGCAGCGGCTGGCCGAGCTGCTGCGGGACACCGCGGCCCGGCACGGGTCGCAGGACCTCGACCACGACTACCCGATGCTGCGCTCCCAACTGATGGGCGCCGTCTACGCGTTGGTGCTGCCGAACGTGCCCCTGCCGTACACGACCCTGCGCGCCGAACTGTTCGCGCGCTACCGGCTCGACTGGGAGCAGGGGGTCCCGCCGGACGCCGAGGCGCCCGGCGGGAGAGGTGACACGGACACCGATCTGTCGCGCTTCTTCGCGACCGACCCGCCGGCCGGAGATCAGCCCCCACGGGACCGGCCTCACGCGGATCAGCCTCACGCGGATCAGCCTCCCGGAGATCGGCCTCCCGGGGATCGGCCCCCGGGGATCAGTCGAAGTAATCCGGCTGGGTCTGGACGTTGAGCTCGCGCAGATGGACCCGCTTCGCCGGATCCGTGCGCCGGTCGCTGAGCTTCAGCACGTCGAAGCCCTTGGCTATGTCGTTGGAGTAGATGTAGCCGTTGTAGTAGTACGCCGACCAGGAGCCGCCGACCTGCAGCGTGTCCGTGCTCAGCGGACCGCGCTCGAAGTAGGCGATCTCCTTCGGCTTCGACGAGTCGGTGAAGTCCCAGACGGAGACGCCGCCTTGGTACCAGGCCTGGACCATGATGTCCTTGCCCTTGACCGGGATCAGCGAGCCGTTGTGGGCGACGCAGTTCTCCGTGTCGGCCTGGTGGCGGGGGATCTTGTAGTAGTTGCGGAAGACGAGCTTGCGCTTGTCGCCCTTGCCGACGATGTCGTAGATGCCGTCGGCGCCGCGGTTCGGGCCGACGGCCGCGTTGCAGGTGGCCGCACCGCCGCCGCCCAGCTCATCGGTGAAGACGACCTTGTTCGCCTTCTGGTTGAAGGTCGCCGAGTGCCAGAACGCGAAGTTCACGTTGTCCTGGACCCGGTCGATGACCTTCGGGCGCTCCGGGTCCTTGATCGAGAACAGGATGCCGTCGCCCATGCAGGCGCCGGCCGCCAGTTCCTTCTCCGGCAGGACGGTGATGTCGTGGCAGCCGGTGGTCTTGGAGGCGCCGGGGTTCGTGGGAGTGCCGGGGTTGCCGCCGCCGTCCGGACCCTCACCCGGGAAGAGGACGGGGAAGCCCACGAGCGCGGCCTTCTCCGGCGCGTTGCGCGGCACCTTGATGACCGAGATGCCGTCGTGCGGGGGCTGGCAGTCGGGGTAGGCGGCGTTCGGCGAGTACGAGGAGACGTAGACGTAGACGTTCTTGCGCTCGGGCACCAGGGTGTGGGTGTGCGAGCCGCAGGCGGTCTCCACGGCGGCGACGTACTTCGGGTTCGCCTTGTCGCTGATGTCGAAGACCTTCATGCCCTCCCAGGAGGACTTCTCGGTCACCGGCTGCGTGGTGCTGTTGCAACTGCTGTCGCTGCGCGAGGAGTCGGTCGACAGGAAGAGCAGGTTGCCCGAGACGGAGATGTCGTTCTGCGAGCCGGGGCAGAGCACCTGGGCCACGGTCCTCGGGGACTTCGGGTTGCTGATGTCGAAGATGCGGAAGCCGTCGTAGTTGCCGGAGAAGGCGTACTTGCCCTGGAAGGCCAGGTCCGAGTTGGTGCCGGGCAGGGCATCCTTGGGGATGTTCGTCAGGTGATCGATGTTGGCGGAGTGGACGATCTCGTCCTTCCCGGGTATCTCGCCCTCGGCGATCGCCTCGGCCGCCTCGGCCTGGACGCCCTGGGACACCTCGCGCTGCACTGCCGGGCCGTCCCCCGGGTCCGGGGTCGCGACCGCCGGTGCCGCCGTCAGGAGCGTGGCCAGGAGTCCGGCGCCCGCGGCTGCGACTCCCAGCCGTCTGCGGCGTGTTCGGGGATCGTTCAACAGGGTCACTGCATCCTCCCTCGTCGCCGTTCGCACAGGAACGGTTCACGGTGCTCCGAAGTATCGTCTTCATCATGCACATATCAAGGGTTGGCAACGCACTCGTAACGAGTCTTTCTGCTCAACAGCTCGGCCAGTGATGCGAAGATCCCTACGAGCGCGGGACCCCCGTCCCCAACTCACCTGCCTCAGGAGGTCGTTGTGCTCGTCCGTCGCCGCGTGCCCCTCGCCGCAGCCTCGCTGCTGCTCGCACTCGCCCTCACGGGCTGCGACTCCGAGGAGGACACCAAGTCGGGTGCGGCAAGCGGGCCTTCGGTGATCGCACCGGGCAAGCCGGGCGAGGCGAACCGGACCCTCTCCGCCCAGGACGCCGCCGAACAGCGCGTCGACGACGACACGCCCAACTCGGCCGATGTCTCGTACGCGCAGATGATGATCGAGCATCACACCCAGGCGCTGGAGATGGCCGAACTCGCCCCGAAACAGGCCGAGTCGACGACCGTCAAGGGGCTCGCGGCGCGGATCGGCGCCGGGCAGGGGCCGGAGATCGAGGCCATGAAGGCCTGGCTCACGACCTACGGCGAGGAGACGGCGAGCAGCGGGCACGCGCACACGGTGATGCCCGGAATGGCGACCGAGGCACAGCTCACCAAGCTGCGCGCGGCGCGCGGCAAGGCGTTCGACGCGCTCTTCCTCACGCTGATGATCACCCACCACGAGGGCGCCCTCACCATGGCCGCGAAGGTCAAGGCGGAGGGCAACAACGTGCGGATCGAGGAGATGGCGGACGACGTGGTCGCGCAGCAGACGAGCGAGATCACGCGGATGCGCGGAATGCAGTAGCCCCCCTCCCCTTCCCAACTCCCCCCGGCCTCCCCGGCCTGCCCACAACAGACCGCGTCAGTGGCCGAGTCAGCGCCGCGTGTGACGTGGTGTCAGATACCCCGCGTCCCGCGCCTGCGCGATCAGTCTCAGCGACCGGCGTCGGCTGTGCCCGTCGCGCACATGACCGTCTCGCCGTCGTCGGCCAGATCAGCTACGGGCCCCAGGGAGCGACTCACACCGTCGTCCTGGGGCCTTTCCATGCCCCGCTGAAGCTCAGGCGACGAGGACCGCTTCCGGGACGCTCTGACGCGCCCCTGCACGGCCGCCCGTGAGGCTGGCCGGAACTTCGCCTGGGACACGAAGACGGGCAAGGGACAGGGCCGTTTCATGCTGGTCCCCGCGTTCATGAAGCCCCGCGACGCGTACGACTTCTACCGCGGCCAGGATGTCGCCGAGACGGCCTTCCAGGCGGTCGAGTATCTCGCTCTGCACGTCGGGCCGTCATGCGCCTGCGGCCTGCAAGGAATGATCCGCTGCCGCTGGTGCGGCGGCGAGTACGAGCGTCACTGCCCCCTGCACGAGGAGGGCGCGCGGGTACATCAGTGCCGTCCCACGACCTGGAGATCGGAGCACCATGCAGGACGGAGCCGCACGAGGAGAAGAGGCCGGAGCCTGGCTCAGAGAGAACCTCAAGGACAAGCCCGACCCGAAGGTTCAGTATCGAATGGACGGCCCGTCCGGAGACGGACGACGCGGGCTTCGCCCGCTTCCTCTCCGCGCTGTTCACGCCTATCCCTGACGGACCGGAGGCATAGGATGCCCGCCACATGGGTGATCCCGGGAGCGTTTCTGAGGCCCTCCCGGGATCACGTCCGCCAGTCGCGAAGGAACTGACATGACCCAGGCTCTCATGAGCAGCATCGACGTAGTCCAGCGGGCCGTAACGGCCCAGCTCCGTGCCGTCAGCTACCTCCGGGTGTCGACAGAGGAGCAGACCAAGGGCTACGGCATCGCCTACACCGACAAGAAGACGACGGCGCACATGCGGCGCAAGGGCTGGGCCCACGTCGGCACCTTCGCGGACGAAGGCGAATCGGGCACGCTTCCCTGGCAGCAGCGCCCGGACGCGAAGCGCCTGATGGATCTGACGGACGAGCTGTGGGGGCAGGTCTCCCGGAGCATGCCGCCGTTCCAGGTGCGCAAGAACAGCCTGGACCCGCGAGCGGTCGTCGAAGCGGTTCTCTACAAGCTGCGCACGGGTACTGGTTGGGAATCCCTGCCGGACCGCTTCCCGGCGGGCCCGTCCGTACAGGCACGAGTGAAGGCGTGGATCAAGTCCGGCGCCTGGGTGCAGATGATGGAGCCGCTGCTCTCCCCGGACGCGAAGCGCTTCGAGCGCCCGCTTCTTCCCGCGCTCAAGGTGACCGGGGAGCTGGACCCGAACCTGTCCGTCTTGCTGGACGGGAGGCAACATTATGGATCTTGATTCGGGGAAGCACTCGCGACGATGACCGAGACGACCGGTGACCTCATCGCGGTCGGTGAGATGACAGGCCGCGAGATCGAGCCGCGCACCCTCTCCGACGGCCTGCGCGCGGACGGCCTGTCGACCGTCCTCGGCGGTGTCTTCAACACGTTCCCGTACACGGCGTACGCGCAGAACGTCGGCCTGGTGGGCATGACCCGGGTGCGCAGCCGCTGGGTCGTCGCCACCGCGGGCGGCATCCTCGTCCTGCTGGGCCTGCTGCCCAAGCTCGGCGCTGTGGTCGCGGCCGTTCCGGCACCGGTGCTGGGCGGTGCCGGGCTGGTCATGTTCGGGACGGTGGCCGCGAGCGGGCTGCGCACTCTGGCCGGCGTCGACTTCAAGGACAACCACAACCTGACGGTGGTCGCCGTCTCGGTCGCGATGGGCGTCCTGCCGGTCGGCGTGCCGACGATCTACGAGAAGTTCCCCGACTGGTTCCAGACAGTCATGAACAGCGGCATCAGCGCGGGCTGCGTCACAGCGATCACCCTCAACCTGCTTGTCAACCACCTTCCCTCGACGGCGGGTTCGGCACCGCAGCCGATCGCCCCGTCGGGCGGCCGGGTATGCCGACCGCCCTCGGAAACCTGAGGCCCGCGGAACCTCACCCCGATCGTGGCCTCAACTCTTCGTGGCCTCAACTCTTCGTGGTCTCAACTCTTCGTAGTCTCAACTCTTCGTGGTCTCAACTCTTCGTGCAGGCGGCCCCGTTGAGGGTGAAGGCTCCCGGTGTCGCGCTGTTGCCCGTGTGGTTCGCCTGGTAGCCGATGGTGACACTTGCGTTGGGGGCGAGCGTTGCGTTGTACGTCGCGTTCGTCGCCGTCACCGCTCCGGAGGCCGGTGCGTACGTGGCGCCCCAGCCGTTGGTGATGGTCTGGCCGCTGGGCAGGGTGAAGCCGAGCTGCCAGCCGTTGACCGTGGTGGTGCCGGTGTTGGTGAGGGTCACGGAGGCGGTCAGACCGGTGCTCCAGGCGCTGGTCGTCGCGGTCACCCGGCAACTGCCGGGCTCGGGTTGCGGGGCCGGGCCCGAAGCGTCCAGGCCGAAGAAGGTCAGCGCGCGGGCCGCCATGCCCCAGGCGTACAGGTTGTGGCCGACACCCTGCAGGCTGATGGCCTCCACCGGGGCCTGGTCACCCGTACCGCCGTACCGGGTGCGGGTCCAGCCGGAGGCGGGCGAGTCGGTGGCGGACGGGGTCTGGCTCACCCCCTGCACATTGGTCCACTGCTTGATCTCCTCGCCGAAGTTGGCGTAGCGCAGCACGTCGTCCTCGGTGCCGTGCCACACCTGCATGCGCGGCCGGGTCCCGGTGTAGCCGGGGTAGGCCCCGCGGACGAGGGCGCCCCACTCCTGAGCGGTGTGGATCACGGTGCCGCCGGAGCAGGCGCTGTTCCACTCGGAGCCGTCGGTGGTGGCGAAGCAGGCGAACGGCACGCCGGAGAAGGCCGCGCCGGCGGCGAACACGTCGGGGTAGTCGCCGAGCAGGACGTTGGTCATCATCGCCCCGGAGGAGATGCCGGTGGCGAAGACGCGGCTGGTGTCGGCCGCGTAGGCGGCGGTCACCCAGTCGACCATCGACTTGATGCCGACGGGGTCGCTGCCGCCGCCGCGCGTGAGCGCCTGGGGTGAGGCGACGTCGAAGCACTTGCTGCTGCGCGTGACGGACGGGTAGACGATCACGAACCCGTACTGGTCGGCGAGTCGGGCGTATTCCGTGCCCGAGTACATGTCCGAGCCCGAGCCTCCGCACCAGTGCACGGCGACCAGGACGGCCGGGTGCGCAGTGACGGTGGCCGGTGCGTACACGTACATCTTGAGGTTGCTGGGGTTGGTGCCGAAGCCGGTGACCTCGGTGAGGGTGGAAGCGGGGACCGGCGCGGCGGCCTGTGCCCGGGCGGACGCCTGTGGTCGGGCGGCGGCCGTGGGCGCGGCGAGGAGGGCGGCGGCTAGCAGGAGCAGCAGTGCGCCGCACAACGAACGCAGCGCTCTCCCAGGTGAGTTGGACACGTGCTTGTCCCTTTCTGTAGCGGCTCGGGGGACGTCGTACGTGAGGTGCGTGTGAGCGTTGCGGGCGAGCGGGCTGACGTCTCAGCAGGTGGAGTTCGTCTGGGTCACCAGGGCGAGCCGCCAGGGGAGTTGGGAGTAGTCGCCGCTCGCGGCGGGGTCCATGCCCTGGTAGAGGAAGCGGAGCCGGCAGGGGTTGATGGTGAGCGTCTGGTCGACTCCGTCGCGGATCAGCTCGCCGTGACTGAAGTCCGTGGTCCAGGCCGGCTGACCGGCCGCGAAGGTGACGTTGTCGGACCGGAGGAAGGAGTTGGCCTCGGTGTCGGCGAGCGGGGTCCACGCGCCGCCGAGGCTGTCGGCGGTCCAGGCCCGGAAGTAGCGGCGCCAGTCGGAACCGGTGGCCAGCGCCTCGACCAGCATCAGGTACTTGCCGCTGTTGCCGAGGCGGTAGACGTTGCTCGCCTCGAAGAGGTCGAAGCGGTTGGGCTCGGACAGCACGATCGCGGTGTCGCGGAAGCCGTTCGGGAACTCGGCGCGGGTGGTGCGGGAGCGGTACTGGTGGCCGTTGTCGTCCGAGAAGAACAGGTAGCAGTCGGTACGGTCGCAGACGGTCCAGAAGTCCAGCCAGCCGCCGGTGCCCTTGTTGTCGAGGACGATCTGCGGCTCGGCGTCGAAGAAGTACTTCGGCGCGCTCCAACTGGCGGGGTTCGCGGGGTCCTTGGTGGTCGAGTAGGACGGCGGCCCGGTCTGGTAGACCATGTACCAGGTCTTCTGCGGTGCGAAGTAGAACACCTGGGGCGCGGCCGCGTACCGGTTGCCGATGTTCGGGTTTGCGTCGAGGAAGGTCTGCGGTGCGGCGGCGGCCTGCGACCAGTCGGTGAAGCTGGTGTGCCCCAGGCTCCACGCCCCGGCGGTGTTGGCGGTCGTGAAGTAGACGTGCCAGCGGTTCTTGTAGCGGAAGACCGTCGGGTCCTTCACGGAGACGATCGGGTGGGTGGCGTCCGGCTTGGGGCTGATCAGCGGCCCCGTCGAGGTCCAGGCGAAGGAGCCGGGAAGCGGCCCGGCCCGCTCCGGGGACGTGGTCGTCGCGCCGGCGGGACCCGGTGACAGAACCAGGCCGGCGACGGCGATCAGGAGCAGGACCAGCCCGGCGGTGAACGTACGCGTGCGCGGAGTCGGCATCGACTCGCCCCTCTCTGACAGGTCATGAAGGGAAGCGTGCGCATCGCATGGTGGCATGCGCATGCCTGCCATGGAAGCGCTCCCACGCCAACTGCCCGGAAGCCCTTGCCGGTTGGCCGGAGCCTGGCAGGGGTGGCCGAATACGTTCTGCGCAAAGCGTTGACCAGAAAGCGCTTACCCTCTACGTTCCGTTCAGCAGTGTGACCGAGCCGCTTGCACTGACCCCCACAGAGGGCCGCACTGCCCGTGCATGACGTTCAGCAAGATGTACGTCATTCACATACGTGTCTCACTTCCCTCCCCGAAGGGACGCACCCGCATGCGCACAAGCCCCCCACGTACACACGCGCAAAGGTCCGCTTTCGTGGCGGTGGCCGCCGCTCTCGGCACGGCGGCGGTCCTCGCCCTCCCCCAGTCGGCCGGTGCCGCCGACAGCTCGCCGGTCGGGTTCGGCGCCGGCACGACCGGCGGCGGCAGCGCCACCGCGGTCACCGTCGCGACAGCGGCCGCCTTCAAGACCGCGGTGACCGGCACCGCGGCGAAGGTCGTGAAGGTCAACGGCCTGATCTCGCTGAGCGGTCAGATCGACATCGGGTCCAACACCACGGTCCTGGGCGTCGGTTCGTCTTCCGGGTTCACCGGGGGCGGGCTTCGCCTGAAGAAGGTGACGAACGTCGTCGTCCGCAACCTGAACATCAGCAAGCCGCTCAAGCCCGCCGACGGCATCGAGGTCCAGGCCTCGACGAAGGTGTGGATCGACCACAACTCCTTCTCGGCCGACCGCGATCACGACAAGGACTACTACGACGGCTTACTGGACATCAATCACGCCTCGGACTACGTGACGGTGTCCTGGAACACCTTCAAGGACCACTTCAAGGGCTCGCTCGTCGGTCACAGCGACAACAACGCGAGCCAGGACACCGGGCACTTGAGGGTGACCTACCACCACAACCACTTCAGCAACGTCTACTCGCGCATCCCCAGCCTGCGCTTCGGCACCGGCCACTTCTACGACAACTACGTCGTCGGCGCCGAGACGGCCGTCCACTCGCGCATGGGCGCCCAGATGCTCGTCGAGAACAACGTCTTCCGCTCGACGGCGGTCGCCGTCACCACCAGCCGCGACAGCGACGCGGACGGCTACGCCAACCTGACCGGCAACGACCTCGGCGGAGCCGCGACCGAGGTCTCGCAGGTCGGGACGTTCACCAAGCCGCCGTACAGCTACACCGCCGAGCCCGCCTCGTCCGTCGTCGCCTCGGTGACGTCCGGCGCGGGCGCCGGAAAGCTCTGACCGTCCGGAGAACTGTCACCATCCCCACTCTGGAAGAAGGCATCGGGACATGACTTCACCAGCACTTTCACCAGCACCTCGGCGCACCCGCGGGCGCGCTCTCACCGGCGGGCTGGCCGCCGTCGGCCTCACGGTTGGCATGATCATGACTAGTGGGGCGCTCACCCCCGCGAGCGCCGCCACCTGGCCCAGCGCGAACGGCAGCCAGGCGGTCACCGCCACCATCTCCGTCTCCGGCACCAAGGACTACGGGATGAAGCGCCTCTACGGCAGCGGCGACCTCGGCTCCGGCGGCCAGAACGAGGACCAGGACCCGATCCTGGAGCTCGCCGCCGGCGCGGTCCTGAAGAACGTCATCATCGGCGCGCCCGCCGCCGACGGCATTCACTGCAAGGGCAGTTGCACGCTGCAGAACGTCTGGTGGGAGGACGTCGGCGAGGACGCGGCGACCTTCCTCGGCTCCTCGTCGTCCAACGTCTACACCGTCTCGGGCGGCGGGGCGAAGGAGGCCAGCGACAAGGTGTTCCAGTTCAACGGCGCCGGGACGCTGAACGTCTCGAACTTCGCCGTGCAGAACTTCGGTACGTTCGTGCGCAGTTGCGGCAACTGCAAGAGCGGCCAGTACAAGCGCACGATCAACCTCAACACCATCGAGGCGACGTACAAGGGCAACAAGCTCGTCGGCATCAACACCAACTACGGCGACAGCGTGACCCTGAAGAAGATCACGATCGTCGGGGACAGCAGCAAGAAGATCATCCCGTGCCAGAAGTACATCGGCAACAACACGGGCAAGGAGCCGACCACCAACGGCACCGGAGCGGACGGGACTTACTGCAAGTACTCCTCGTCCGACATCACCTACAAGTAGTCCCGCACACCGACCCCCCACGGTAAGAAGGCGGCCGTACGAAGCGTCCCCGCACGGCGCTTCGCACGGCCGCCGACGCTTGTCCGCCGGAGCCGACCCCGAACACCGTTGCGGTGAGTTCGCGTCGGTGGCGGTGGTGGTCGTACGCGGTGAGACCGGCCATCTCCCGGTCGCCGATCCGGACGGGATCCTGGAGCGGAGCCTTCCCGTCCCGAACTGACCGTTCTCACCTGTGAGTCATCGCTCGATTCCGGTTCGTTGTCAGTGGCGTGGTGCAGACTCGTGATCAGTTGGCACTTCTCGCACTTCGTCCGGGGGAGGACAACGTGTTCACGGGGATCGACGAGGTCGACTGGGCCTCACTGCGACACGCGTACGGCAGCGCACGGGACGTGCCCGCACTGCTCAGAGGGCTGGCCTCCGCCGAGCCCGGCGAGCGGGCGGCGGCGCTGGACCGTATGTACGACGCGGTGCACCACGAGGGGAAGGTGTACGACTCGACGCTGGCCTGCGTTCCGTTTCTGCTCGCGCTCGCCGCCGACGAGCGGGTGCGGGAACGGGGCGGGCTGGTGGAGCTGTTGGTGAGCATCGGGGAGTGCGCGGACGCCGCCGTCCGGGAGGGCGCCGAGGTCTTCGTCGGGCTGGCCGGGGATCCGGACCCGGGAGTGCGCCGGGCGGCGGCCGCGGCGGTCGTGCGGTTCCTCGACGAACCGGCGCGTGTCCTGGCCCTGTTACGGGAGCGGCTCGCGGTCGAGCGGGACGACCGGCTCGTGATCGTCCTCGTCGAGAACCTCGGCCACTTCGCGCGACGGCATCCCGGGCAGGCCGCCGAGGCGGTGGAGTTGCTCGCCGCGCGGAGCGGTCCACCGTACGGGCCGGGACCGCGGCTGGCCGCACTGGGCCAGCTCGCGGGCTGCGCTCCCGGGCGACTTCCGGCCGATCTGGTGCCGACGGTCCTCGGGCTGGTCGGGGAGCGCTCCGCGCACCACCCCTGCCGCCCGGGCGCGGCGGGCGCGTCCGCCGTGCACTCACTCGTCGACCGGTTACGGCGCCTGCGGCCGTCGGACGAGGAGGGCACCCGGCTGCTGCGCACCCTGCACACGGCGCTCGACGACCGGCTGCCGGACCGGATCGCCCTGCTGCACGGGCAGTTGACGAGCCCCTGCCCGACCGACCGGTGCAACGCCGTGCTGCTGGCCGCCGCGCTGTTGCGGGAGTGGCGGGGCGACCACAGCGCGACGGTGGCGTTGATCGGGGAGCAACTGCGTCCGGAAGCGGGCGAGGACGAGGGGCGGTTGCGGGACACGGCCGTGTCCGTCCTCGCCGAGCTGTTCGCGCTGGCCGCCCCGGCCGCCGACCGCCTCCACGCGCTGGTCGCCGCGCGCCCCGACCAGTGGATACGGCGGTGGCGGCCCGAGGCTCCCCTGCTCGCCGGGCCGCTGCACGCGCTGGCCAGGAGCGGGGATCCACGGGCGGTGCCCGTCCTGGCCCAGGTGCTGGCCGGGCCGGTCGTCCCCCGGGACCTGGGAACCGCCGTCGCGGACCTCGGCGCCCCGGCGGCCCCGCTCGGGCCGGCCCTGCGGCGGGCGCTCGCCGCCGTGCCGCTCGACTCCCCCGACACGGCTACGCCCCTGCTGTCCGCGCTGCGGGCGCTGCGCGACGCGGAGGCCGTGCCCGAGGTGCTGCGTCGGCTGACCGGCGCCCGAACCGGCCTCGGGGAGCGGCACATACGGGCCGCCGTCGAGGCGCTGGGCGCCTTCGGGGCGGGTGCGCGCGAGGCCGTGCCGGTCCTGCGTGGGCTGCTGGACGGCGAACACGCCCTCGCGGCGGCGGCCGCCCTGTGGGCCGTCGAGGGCGACGTCTCCGCCGTCCTCCCTGTCCTGCTGCGGGAGTTGGGGCACGAGGATGCCTCTCACCGGGTGCTCGCCGCGCGCTCGCTCGAACTGCTCGGCCCCGAGGCCCACCCTGCGCTGCCCGCGCTGCGCCGGGTGATCGAGACGGGCAGCGGGCCGGAGCGGGCGGCTGCCGCATGCGCGGTCTGCCGGATCACCGGGGAGGTGGAGCCGGCCGTCGGCGGGGCACTGCGGTCCGCCTGGGCACAACACCCCCGAACGCGAACGGCGATAGCCACCTGCCTCACAGCCCTCGGCCCTACAGCAGCCGCACCACTGCACGACCTGGCGGCTACGGAACTCACCGTCCCCCGCCGCCACACCACCCACACCACCCGCCCCGGCGGCCACCGCAGCCACGACATCCCAAGAGACGAAGCGCTGTTGAGGCTGTGCCGGGAACTGGTGAGGGGCGCGTAGCCGGACGGCCGCCCTTGCGCACCGGACACCCTCGGCTGGGGGTACGGGTGGGGGCAGCGGCAAGGGCGGCCCCGCCCGGCCCGACCCGCAGGCCCGACCTGCAAGCCCGACCTGCAAGCCCGACCCGCAGGCCAGATCAGCCCGTTGGGCGGCCCCACAGTGCGTCGAAGCGGGCCCAGTCGGTGTCCCACTGGGCTACTCGGCGGCGTTCCAGGCGGCCTCGTACGAAGCGGCCGCCTGTGAAGGGGAAGGTTGCCGCGACCACTCCGGCCAGGCCGCCGACCAGGGAGGCGCGGAGTCTGGCCTGGGCTGCGGTGGCCGGTTCGGTCACCAGGCGGCCCCTTCGGTCCGTCCAGACCGTGACGGGGGTGCCTGCGGCGCTGCCGGGGCCGACCCGGACCTGGCCGGTGTGCGCGGAGCCGTCCGGCCCCGTCCATCCCACCTTCGCCCACACCTGATCGCCGCTCGAGGAACCGCTCGCGGCGACCTTGCCCGGGGCCTGCTCGGACAGTCGCCCCACGAGGGGTCGCCACTCGATGCGTTCCCGCGCCAGACCGTGCTCGACGGACCCTGCGGTCGCCAACCCCGCCAGCACCCCGGCGAGGACGGTCAGCGCCCACACGCCGAGCACGACCCAGGACTCCACCACGTCGGCGCGACGCTTGAGCGGGTTGCGCCGCCAGCGCCACAGCCACACCTTCGGACCACGGAACGCCATCGAAGGCTTCCTCCTCATGAGCACATGAACATCCCGGCCGCCCTCCCATACGGGGCAGGCGGGCGTGATGCTCAGGACGACTCCCTCGTCCCGACGTTCCCACGGCCTCGCCGCCCGCGCAGGCGTCCCGGCGAAAGTGGCCGATGTCATGCGGTCCCGGCCCGCCGTCCCGCTGTGACCTGCGGCGACGGACTGTCCGGAGGTGACTGTCAGTGGCGGGGTGCAGACTGGCCGGTGTCTGGGACAAAGAGGTCGAGGACACAGCGGAGGTGATCGGCATGAGTGAGGTACTGCTCGCCGTGGGCACGCGTAAGGGCCTGTTCCTCGAGCGGCGGCACGGTGGCACGTGGGGGTTGGGAACTGCTGGGGTTTGACTGCGTACGAGTGTGTTCCGGCGTGGATGGGTGAGTGCTGACGGTCGTGGCCAGGGGCTCAGTGCTGCTCTCCGGGTGGGGACCGGGTGGAAGCCAACCGCGCCGTCGCCTACCGCATCCACTACGACATACCTCCAGAACCACTGGGGGGCTCCACCAGCACCTGCAGCGGCGGCTGACCCGGCAGGACGGGGCCGCGCGGCATCTGGACCGCCCGGCCCCAGACGTGGTCACCTCCGCCGGGGTGTCGGCCGGCGTCGACATGACGCTGCATCTGGTCCAGCGCTTCGAGGGGAACGGGGCGCGCGAGCCGGCCCGGAGCGGCCTTCAGTACGAGCCGTTCAGCGGGTGACGGCACGTCACCGCTCGGCGGGTTCGGGTTCGGGCTCGGGTTGCCGGTCGCGAGCGAGTGGCTGGGCCGCGTAGGTGATGCGGACGACGCCGTCGGG
The Streptomyces sp. NBC_01485 genome window above contains:
- a CDS encoding pectate lyase family protein; this translates as MRTSPPRTHAQRSAFVAVAAALGTAAVLALPQSAGAADSSPVGFGAGTTGGGSATAVTVATAAAFKTAVTGTAAKVVKVNGLISLSGQIDIGSNTTVLGVGSSSGFTGGGLRLKKVTNVVVRNLNISKPLKPADGIEVQASTKVWIDHNSFSADRDHDKDYYDGLLDINHASDYVTVSWNTFKDHFKGSLVGHSDNNASQDTGHLRVTYHHNHFSNVYSRIPSLRFGTGHFYDNYVVGAETAVHSRMGAQMLVENNVFRSTAVAVTTSRDSDADGYANLTGNDLGGAATEVSQVGTFTKPPYSYTAEPASSVVASVTSGAGAGKL
- a CDS encoding pectate lyase, which encodes MTSPALSPAPRRTRGRALTGGLAAVGLTVGMIMTSGALTPASAATWPSANGSQAVTATISVSGTKDYGMKRLYGSGDLGSGGQNEDQDPILELAAGAVLKNVIIGAPAADGIHCKGSCTLQNVWWEDVGEDAATFLGSSSSNVYTVSGGGAKEASDKVFQFNGAGTLNVSNFAVQNFGTFVRSCGNCKSGQYKRTINLNTIEATYKGNKLVGINTNYGDSVTLKKITIVGDSSKKIIPCQKYIGNNTGKEPTTNGTGADGTYCKYSSSDITYK
- a CDS encoding HEAT repeat domain-containing protein, with the translated sequence MFTGIDEVDWASLRHAYGSARDVPALLRGLASAEPGERAAALDRMYDAVHHEGKVYDSTLACVPFLLALAADERVRERGGLVELLVSIGECADAAVREGAEVFVGLAGDPDPGVRRAAAAAVVRFLDEPARVLALLRERLAVERDDRLVIVLVENLGHFARRHPGQAAEAVELLAARSGPPYGPGPRLAALGQLAGCAPGRLPADLVPTVLGLVGERSAHHPCRPGAAGASAVHSLVDRLRRLRPSDEEGTRLLRTLHTALDDRLPDRIALLHGQLTSPCPTDRCNAVLLAAALLREWRGDHSATVALIGEQLRPEAGEDEGRLRDTAVSVLAELFALAAPAADRLHALVAARPDQWIRRWRPEAPLLAGPLHALARSGDPRAVPVLAQVLAGPVVPRDLGTAVADLGAPAAPLGPALRRALAAVPLDSPDTATPLLSALRALRDAEAVPEVLRRLTGARTGLGERHIRAAVEALGAFGAGAREAVPVLRGLLDGEHALAAAAALWAVEGDVSAVLPVLLRELGHEDASHRVLAARSLELLGPEAHPALPALRRVIETGSGPERAAAACAVCRITGEVEPAVGGALRSAWAQHPRTRTAIATCLTALGPTAAAPLHDLAATELTVPRRHTTHTTRPGGHRSHDIPRDEALLRLCRELVRGA
- a CDS encoding Rv1733c family protein; this translates as MAFRGPKVWLWRWRRNPLKRRADVVESWVVLGVWALTVLAGVLAGLATAGSVEHGLARERIEWRPLVGRLSEQAPGKVAASGSSSGDQVWAKVGWTGPDGSAHTGQVRVGPGSAAGTPVTVWTDRRGRLVTEPATAAQARLRASLVGGLAGVVAATFPFTGGRFVRGRLERRRVAQWDTDWARFDALWGRPTG